A DNA window from Desertifilum tharense IPPAS B-1220 contains the following coding sequences:
- the crtB gene encoding 15-cis-phytoene synthase CrtB, producing the protein MLQISKSPCMRSLTSVEDSYELCRKITAQYAKTFYLGTLLMPEEKRRAIWAIYAWCRRTDELVDGKEAAGTTPETLDRWEQQLESVFRGDPVDDTDVALVDTLSSFPLDIQPFRDMVAGQRMDLYRSRYETFEELYLYCYRVAGTVGLMSTAVMGVDCSRNTAPWNQACEPYLPIEEAIALGIANQLTNILRDVGEDARRGRIYLPQAELALFNYTEQDLMNGVVDERWREFMRFQIQRARKFFTQAEKGVRWLIPDARWPVWSALMLYAQILDAIERNQYDVFTQRAYVSTSRKLVSLPVAYLRSQVL; encoded by the coding sequence ATGCTACAAATCTCTAAGTCCCCTTGCATGAGAAGCCTGACCTCAGTAGAGGACTCCTACGAACTCTGCCGTAAGATCACCGCCCAGTACGCGAAGACGTTTTATCTGGGAACTTTATTGATGCCAGAAGAAAAACGTCGCGCAATTTGGGCGATTTATGCGTGGTGTCGGCGTACGGACGAGCTAGTAGACGGAAAGGAAGCGGCCGGAACGACCCCCGAAACGCTCGATCGTTGGGAACAACAGCTAGAATCTGTATTTCGCGGCGATCCGGTTGATGATACCGATGTGGCGTTAGTCGATACGCTTTCTAGTTTTCCGTTGGATATTCAACCCTTTCGCGATATGGTGGCAGGTCAGCGTATGGATCTGTACCGCAGTCGCTATGAGACGTTTGAGGAACTTTACCTCTATTGCTATCGAGTGGCGGGTACGGTCGGTTTGATGTCTACGGCCGTGATGGGGGTTGATTGCTCCCGGAATACGGCTCCGTGGAATCAGGCGTGCGAACCCTACTTACCGATAGAGGAAGCGATCGCCCTGGGAATTGCCAACCAACTCACTAATATCCTGCGCGATGTGGGGGAAGATGCGCGACGAGGCCGCATCTATTTACCCCAAGCTGAGTTAGCGCTGTTTAACTATACCGAGCAGGATTTGATGAATGGGGTGGTAGACGAACGCTGGCGCGAGTTTATGAGGTTTCAGATTCAACGCGCTCGCAAATTCTTTACCCAGGCGGAAAAGGGCGTTCGCTGGCTGATTCCCGACGCGCGCTGGCCGGTTTGGTCGGCGTTGATGCTGTACGCGCAAATTTTGGATGCCATTGAGCGCAACCAATACGATGTATTTACCCAACGCGCTTACGTCTCAACCTCTCGGAAGTTAGTGAGTTTGCCCGTTGCCTATTTGCGATCGCAAGTCTTGTAG
- a CDS encoding NADAR family protein, whose product MTIYFYTTRQEPYGCFSNFSQHGFQLDEHWWVTSEHYFQAQKFIETDPTWYQAIREAKTPKQAATMGRSREHPIRSDWEQVKDELMQKAVLKKFETHADIREVLLSTGDELIVENAPGDYYWGCGKDGSGKNKLGEILMAVRDILRQESA is encoded by the coding sequence ATGACAATCTATTTTTACACCACTCGCCAAGAACCCTACGGTTGCTTTTCCAATTTCTCTCAACATGGTTTTCAGCTAGATGAGCATTGGTGGGTAACGAGCGAACATTATTTTCAAGCTCAGAAGTTTATTGAAACTGACCCCACTTGGTACCAGGCAATTCGCGAAGCCAAAACCCCAAAGCAAGCTGCAACAATGGGACGCAGCCGAGAACATCCCATTCGTTCAGACTGGGAACAGGTGAAAGATGAGTTAATGCAAAAAGCAGTTTTAAAGAAATTTGAAACCCATGCCGATATTCGGGAGGTTTTACTATCCACAGGCGATGAATTAATTGTTGAAAATGCGCCAGGAGATTATTACTGGGGCTGCGGAAAAGATGGCAGCGGTAAGAATAAATTAGGAGAAATTTTAATGGCAGTGCGCGATATTTTACGCCAAGAGTCCGCTTAG
- a CDS encoding carbonic anhydrase — MGYRTGFIGRRNFLKFGSIGAFSLTASSLSWQVKQAQAAELSGASSLNPDEALQKLLEGNQRFVQHHPEYPDQSAARLLEVAQAQHPFATVLSCADSRVPAEIVFDQGIGDIFDVRIAGNIATPEALGSIEYAVVLLGTPVLMVLGHERCGAVTAAVQNEPLPGAIGAFVKPILPAVEQVKGLSGDLVDNAVTANVRYQMEQLKRSQLLTERVQSGQLRIVGGRYDLDSGTVTLVT; from the coding sequence ATGGGTTATAGAACAGGTTTTATTGGTCGTCGTAATTTTCTCAAATTTGGCTCAATCGGTGCTTTTAGCCTTACAGCAAGCAGTCTTTCGTGGCAAGTCAAACAGGCACAAGCTGCCGAGCTTTCGGGTGCTTCCTCCCTCAATCCCGATGAGGCTTTACAGAAGTTACTAGAGGGAAATCAGCGGTTTGTGCAGCATCATCCAGAATACCCCGATCAATCGGCGGCGCGGCTGTTGGAAGTAGCACAGGCACAACATCCCTTTGCGACAGTTTTAAGCTGTGCAGATTCGCGAGTTCCGGCGGAGATTGTTTTCGATCAAGGGATTGGCGATATTTTCGATGTGCGGATTGCTGGGAATATTGCAACGCCTGAAGCGCTGGGGAGTATTGAATACGCTGTAGTATTGTTAGGTACTCCAGTTTTAATGGTACTCGGTCACGAACGCTGCGGTGCCGTGACTGCGGCGGTGCAAAATGAGCCTCTTCCTGGGGCGATTGGTGCGTTTGTGAAGCCGATTCTGCCTGCGGTGGAACAGGTTAAGGGTTTGTCAGGGGATTTGGTGGATAATGCGGTAACTGCGAATGTCCGCTATCAGATGGAACAGTTAAAGCGATCGCAACTGCTTACAGAGCGCGTACAATCCGGTCAGTTAAGGATTGTAGGCGGTCGCTACGATCTTGATAGTGGAACTGTGACGCTTGTTACTTAG
- a CDS encoding TIGR02452 family protein codes for MKRIAIAQDTLNILKTGYYQSPSGERVEITSALRGCLEGTQYYEPEQLSTIQNQVLAEPGEFSEPKFEVKNETTLEGAERLAKLRQFKRIGVLNFASAKNAGGGFLNGAQAQEESLARSSALYPSLLKCPDYYEFHRQARSLLYSDRIIYSPNCPIFRKDDGTLLEQPYQVDFITSPAPNAGAISKSQPQELPKIPEVLYQRGAKVLSLAAYHQCDALALGAWGCGVFRNDPALVAQMFADYLLPKGQFWGKFKSILFSVLDTRSNLKIITEFQARFS; via the coding sequence ATGAAGCGAATTGCGATCGCGCAAGATACATTAAACATCCTCAAAACAGGATACTATCAATCTCCGAGTGGCGAACGAGTGGAGATTACCTCAGCGTTGAGGGGGTGTCTGGAGGGAACGCAATATTACGAACCAGAGCAACTCTCAACGATCCAAAATCAAGTGCTTGCTGAACCGGGTGAATTCTCTGAGCCTAAGTTTGAAGTCAAAAATGAAACAACCTTAGAAGGAGCCGAACGACTTGCTAAATTACGACAGTTTAAAAGAATAGGCGTTCTCAACTTCGCCTCGGCGAAAAATGCAGGGGGAGGCTTTCTCAATGGCGCTCAAGCTCAAGAAGAGAGTTTAGCTCGGAGTTCAGCATTGTACCCTAGTTTACTGAAATGTCCTGATTATTATGAGTTTCATCGGCAAGCGCGATCGCTCCTATATAGCGATCGCATAATCTACTCGCCCAATTGTCCCATTTTTCGCAAAGACGATGGAACGCTTCTAGAGCAACCCTATCAAGTTGATTTTATTACTAGCCCCGCCCCAAATGCAGGTGCCATTAGCAAAAGTCAACCCCAGGAACTCCCTAAAATTCCCGAAGTTCTCTACCAGCGTGGAGCCAAAGTTCTCAGTTTAGCTGCTTATCATCAATGCGATGCTCTGGCTTTGGGTGCTTGGGGATGCGGAGTTTTTAGAAACGATCCAGCCTTAGTTGCTCAAATGTTTGCAGATTATCTTTTACCAAAGGGTCAATTTTGGGGAAAGTTCAAAAGCATTCTCTTTTCTGTACTGGACACCCGCTCAAATCTAAAAATTATTACAGAATTTCAAGCTAGATTTTCTTAA
- a CDS encoding P-II family nitrogen regulator encodes MHLVKRIEIIANSFELSKILDSLNKSGVHGHAVIRNVAGQGLREGTEDLDMTMLDNVYIIAFCMPDQLKGVVENVRPLLNKFGGTCYISDVMEIRSVKCIASL; translated from the coding sequence ATGCATCTTGTCAAAAGAATCGAAATCATTGCCAACTCGTTTGAACTCAGCAAGATTTTGGATAGTTTAAATAAATCGGGCGTCCACGGTCATGCGGTGATTCGCAATGTTGCCGGACAAGGATTGCGAGAAGGCACTGAAGATTTAGATATGACCATGCTGGATAACGTTTATATCATCGCTTTCTGTATGCCCGATCAACTTAAGGGCGTAGTAGAGAACGTTCGTCCTTTGTTGAATAAGTTTGGAGGAACCTGTTACATCTCAGATGTAATGGAAATCCGCTCTGTTAAATGTATCGCATCGCTATGA
- a CDS encoding form I ribulose bisphosphate carboxylase large subunit codes for MSYAQTQTQSKSGYQAGVKDYKLTYYTPDYTPKDTDILAAFRVSPQPGVPPEEAGAAVAAESSTGTWTTVWTDLLTDLDRYKGRCYDIEPVPGEDNQYICYVAYPLDLFEEGSVTNMLTSIVGNVFGFKALKALRLEDLRIPVAYLKTFQGPPHGIQVERDKLNKYGRPLLGCTIKPKLGLSAKNYGRAVYECLRGGLDFTKDDENINSQPFQRWRDRFLFVAEAIHKAQAETGEIKGHYLNVTAPTCEEMMKRAEFAKELGMPIIMHDYLTGGFTANTTLARWCRDNGILLHIHRAMHAVIDRQKNHGIHFRVLAKTLRMSGGDHLHSGTVVGKLEGEREITMGFVDLMREDYIELDRSRGIYFTQDWASMPGVMPVASGGIHVWHMPALVDIFGDDSVLQFGGGTLGHPWGNAPGATANRVALEACVQARNEGRDLMREGGDVIREACKWSPELAVACELWKEIKFEFKAMDTL; via the coding sequence ATGTCTTACGCTCAAACCCAAACTCAGAGTAAAAGTGGGTATCAGGCCGGGGTAAAAGATTATAAGCTAACGTACTACACTCCGGATTACACACCCAAAGATACTGATATTTTGGCCGCTTTCCGGGTATCGCCCCAACCCGGCGTCCCTCCAGAAGAAGCAGGCGCAGCAGTAGCCGCTGAATCTTCTACAGGTACCTGGACCACCGTGTGGACCGACCTACTCACCGACCTTGACCGCTACAAAGGTCGTTGCTACGATATCGAACCCGTTCCTGGGGAAGACAACCAGTACATCTGCTACGTTGCTTACCCCTTGGATCTGTTTGAAGAAGGTTCTGTTACCAACATGTTAACCTCCATCGTAGGTAACGTGTTTGGTTTCAAAGCTCTGAAAGCACTGCGCTTGGAAGATTTGCGGATTCCGGTTGCTTACCTGAAGACCTTCCAAGGGCCTCCCCACGGGATTCAAGTTGAGCGCGACAAACTGAACAAGTACGGTCGTCCTCTGCTGGGTTGTACCATTAAGCCCAAACTCGGTCTGTCTGCGAAGAACTACGGTCGTGCCGTTTACGAATGTCTGCGCGGCGGTTTGGACTTCACCAAAGACGACGAAAACATTAACTCTCAGCCGTTCCAACGCTGGCGCGATCGCTTCCTGTTCGTAGCAGAAGCCATCCACAAAGCCCAAGCTGAAACCGGCGAAATCAAAGGTCACTACCTCAACGTGACCGCTCCGACCTGCGAAGAAATGATGAAACGCGCTGAGTTCGCTAAAGAACTCGGAATGCCGATCATCATGCATGACTACCTGACTGGTGGTTTCACTGCAAACACCACCCTCGCTCGTTGGTGCCGCGACAACGGTATCCTGTTGCACATCCACCGCGCAATGCACGCCGTTATCGACCGTCAAAAGAACCACGGGATTCACTTCCGCGTATTAGCCAAAACCCTGCGGATGTCTGGTGGCGACCACCTGCACTCCGGTACCGTTGTGGGTAAACTCGAAGGCGAACGCGAAATCACGATGGGCTTCGTCGATCTAATGCGCGAAGACTACATCGAACTCGATCGTTCTCGCGGTATTTACTTCACCCAAGACTGGGCTTCCATGCCTGGTGTAATGCCTGTCGCATCCGGCGGTATCCACGTATGGCACATGCCTGCTTTGGTTGACATCTTCGGCGACGACTCTGTTCTGCAATTCGGTGGCGGTACCCTCGGACACCCCTGGGGTAATGCTCCCGGTGCAACCGCTAACCGCGTTGCTCTGGAAGCTTGCGTTCAAGCGCGTAACGAAGGCCGCGACCTCATGCGTGAAGGTGGCGATGTCATTCGCGAAGCTTGTAAGTGGAGTCCTGAACTAGCCGTTGCTTGCGAACTCTGGAAAGAAATCAAGTTCGAGTTCAAAGCAATGGATACTCTCTAA
- a CDS encoding sodium-dependent bicarbonate transport family permease, with amino-acid sequence MDASLIVSNILNPPILFFFLGMTAVLVKSDLEIPAPIPKLFSLYLLLAIGFKGGVELTKSGVTQEVVLTLLAATIMACVVPLYTFFILKLKLDTYDAAAIAATYGSISAVTFITASAFLTELNIDFDGYMVAALALMESPAIIVGLILVNLFTVDEKREFAWSEVLQEAFLNSSVFLLVGSLLIGMLTGEHGWQVLEPFTQGMFYGVLTFFLLDMGLVAARRIKDLQKTGVFLISFAILIPIVNAGIGLAIAKFINMPQGDALLFSVLCASASYIAVPAAMRMTVPEANPSLYVSTALAVTFPFNIIVGIPLYMYGINLLWR; translated from the coding sequence ATGGATGCCAGCTTGATTGTGTCCAATATCCTAAACCCACCCATTCTGTTTTTCTTCTTGGGGATGACGGCGGTTCTTGTCAAATCTGACTTAGAAATTCCCGCGCCGATTCCCAAACTCTTCTCGCTGTATCTGCTACTTGCGATTGGGTTTAAAGGAGGGGTAGAACTGACTAAAAGTGGTGTCACCCAGGAAGTGGTTCTAACGCTCCTGGCGGCGACGATTATGGCTTGTGTCGTCCCGCTGTACACTTTCTTTATTCTTAAACTGAAGCTCGATACCTACGATGCTGCCGCGATCGCAGCTACCTATGGCTCGATCAGCGCCGTCACCTTTATTACTGCAAGCGCATTTCTGACGGAACTGAACATTGATTTTGATGGCTACATGGTTGCAGCACTAGCGCTAATGGAATCTCCTGCAATCATTGTGGGTTTGATCCTCGTCAATTTGTTTACCGTCGATGAAAAGCGAGAATTTGCGTGGTCTGAAGTGCTACAAGAAGCATTTCTTAACAGTTCCGTCTTCCTGCTGGTTGGCAGCCTGCTAATCGGGATGTTGACGGGAGAACATGGTTGGCAAGTTTTAGAACCCTTTACCCAAGGGATGTTTTACGGCGTTCTCACTTTCTTTTTGCTGGATATGGGACTGGTTGCCGCTAGAAGAATTAAAGACTTGCAAAAAACTGGGGTTTTTCTGATCTCGTTTGCCATACTGATTCCTATAGTCAACGCAGGCATTGGATTAGCGATCGCTAAATTTATCAATATGCCTCAAGGAGACGCGCTCTTATTCTCCGTTCTCTGTGCCAGCGCTTCCTACATTGCAGTTCCGGCTGCGATGCGGATGACGGTACCTGAAGCAAACCCCAGCCTTTACGTTTCAACAGCCCTAGCAGTCACATTCCCGTTCAACATCATTGTGGGAATCCCGCTTTATATGTACGGAATCAACCTGTTGTGGAGGTAA
- the rcbX gene encoding RuBisCO chaperone RbcX: protein MDIKKVAKNTTRVLASYITYQAVQIIFSQLSETNPPLAYWFNSFSGADKIQDGEAYLQALLKENQELAFRVMTVRDHLAQEVADYLPEMVRTEIQQANISHRRQYLERVTQLNVPDFDAHSEPQAEPDPNE, encoded by the coding sequence ATGGATATCAAAAAAGTTGCGAAAAACACGACCCGTGTACTGGCAAGTTATATAACTTACCAGGCTGTGCAAATCATCTTCTCTCAGCTTAGTGAAACCAATCCGCCTTTAGCCTATTGGTTCAACAGCTTTTCGGGCGCTGACAAAATCCAAGATGGAGAAGCGTACCTCCAAGCCTTGCTGAAGGAGAATCAAGAGCTTGCTTTTCGGGTCATGACCGTCCGCGACCATTTAGCGCAAGAAGTTGCAGACTACTTACCAGAGATGGTACGGACGGAGATTCAACAAGCCAATATTTCGCACCGCCGTCAGTATTTGGAGCGGGTGACGCAACTGAATGTCCCTGACTTTGATGCTCATTCAGAGCCGCAAGCTGAACCCGACCCCAATGAGTAG
- the pds gene encoding 15-cis-phytoene desaturase, with product MRVAIAGAGLAGLACAKYLTDAGYTPIVLERRDVLGGKVAAWQDEDGDWYETGLHIFFGAYPNILQLFKELDIEDRLQWKEHTMIFNQPEVPGTYSRFDFPDIPAPWNGIVAILRNNDMLTWPEKIKFGLGLIPAMIQGQNYVEQMDRYSFSEWLKLQNVPPRVEKEVFIAMSKALNFIDPDEISSTVILTALNRFLQEKNGSKMAFLDGSPTERLCQPIVDYITERGGEVRLNAPVKEFLLDEDGKVRGFLMRGLDGQPDEVLTADLYVSAMPVDPLKVMLPEPWRQLDYFKQLDGLEGVPVINLHLWFDRKLTDIDHLLFSRSPLLSVYADMSNTCKAYANPDRSMLELVLAPAKDWISKSDSEIVEATLAELEQLFPQHFSGDDRAKLLKYHVVKTPRSVYKATPGRQQHRPSQTTPISNFFLTGDYTMQRYLASMEGAVLSGKLTAQAIANSNRPSVTNTQPIGVGS from the coding sequence ATGCGAGTTGCGATCGCCGGAGCGGGATTAGCTGGACTTGCCTGCGCGAAGTACCTAACGGACGCAGGTTATACCCCTATCGTTCTCGAACGTCGAGATGTCCTCGGTGGCAAAGTGGCTGCTTGGCAGGACGAAGACGGGGACTGGTACGAAACCGGGTTACACATCTTTTTCGGAGCCTATCCGAATATATTGCAGCTCTTCAAAGAGCTAGACATTGAAGATCGGCTGCAATGGAAAGAACACACCATGATCTTCAATCAGCCCGAAGTACCTGGAACCTACTCTCGCTTCGATTTTCCCGATATCCCTGCACCCTGGAATGGGATTGTAGCGATTTTGCGGAATAACGATATGCTGACCTGGCCCGAAAAAATTAAATTTGGTCTAGGTCTGATTCCAGCGATGATCCAAGGTCAGAACTACGTCGAACAAATGGATCGATATTCCTTCTCCGAGTGGCTGAAGCTGCAAAATGTGCCGCCGAGAGTGGAAAAAGAAGTCTTCATCGCCATGTCAAAGGCGCTGAACTTCATCGATCCGGATGAAATTTCTTCTACGGTCATCCTGACGGCTCTCAACCGCTTTCTCCAAGAGAAGAATGGCTCAAAAATGGCCTTCCTGGACGGTTCGCCAACGGAACGCTTGTGCCAACCCATCGTAGATTACATTACCGAACGCGGCGGGGAAGTCCGCCTGAATGCGCCGGTTAAAGAGTTTCTGCTCGATGAAGATGGCAAGGTTCGCGGTTTCCTAATGCGCGGTTTGGACGGACAGCCCGATGAGGTGCTGACAGCCGATCTCTATGTTTCGGCGATGCCTGTCGATCCGCTGAAGGTGATGCTTCCGGAACCTTGGCGACAACTGGATTACTTTAAGCAGTTGGATGGCTTAGAAGGGGTTCCGGTGATTAATCTCCACCTGTGGTTTGACCGAAAACTGACTGATATCGATCATCTGCTGTTTTCGCGATCGCCCTTACTCAGCGTTTACGCAGATATGAGCAATACCTGCAAAGCCTACGCTAACCCCGATCGCTCAATGCTAGAACTGGTACTCGCGCCAGCAAAAGATTGGATTAGCAAATCCGATAGCGAGATTGTTGAGGCGACTTTAGCAGAACTCGAACAACTGTTTCCCCAACATTTTAGCGGCGACGACCGGGCCAAATTGCTGAAATATCATGTGGTGAAAACACCGCGTTCGGTTTATAAAGCCACTCCCGGCCGCCAACAGCACCGTCCTTCCCAGACTACGCCGATTTCTAATTTCTTTTTAACAGGCGATTACACCATGCAACGTTACCTGGCCAGTATGGAAGGGGCCGTACTTTCTGGTAAGCTGACAGCGCAGGCGATCGCGAACAGTAATCGACCTTCGGTGACAAATACTCAACCGATTGGCGTTGGCAGTTAG
- a CDS encoding DUF4114 domain-containing protein has translation MKRHFFNGLLGTAATLAGVLAASAAQAFSPTASPLPSDLWSFFNQEFVQPERLEFQNTSAFKLDPMSLVFASGASPLEVFFINEGAGMRGSLFTKINGGPEQTVIQEISSRHSVLPEDDGVLELGQGWNLGKQAAGTKVEFLLSPWQGSDWRYGADPSKNPDGLQHIIAYQYQDWVILGFEDLFGELGATGGNNQNSDRDFNDVVIAIRGLAGTRIDQPPADVPEPSTMLALFGVGAFGALTRRRRSQES, from the coding sequence ATGAAGCGTCACTTCTTTAACGGTTTACTCGGTACAGCAGCAACCCTTGCTGGAGTTTTAGCTGCTAGTGCTGCTCAAGCTTTTTCCCCCACTGCAAGTCCTCTTCCTTCGGATTTATGGAGCTTCTTTAATCAGGAGTTTGTTCAACCCGAAAGACTTGAGTTTCAAAACACCAGTGCATTTAAACTCGATCCCATGTCGTTGGTATTCGCCAGTGGTGCCAGCCCTCTAGAAGTCTTTTTCATTAACGAAGGCGCTGGCATGAGAGGCTCGCTATTTACCAAAATTAATGGCGGCCCCGAACAAACAGTGATTCAAGAAATTTCTTCTCGCCATAGCGTTCTGCCGGAAGACGATGGCGTACTCGAACTCGGCCAAGGCTGGAACTTAGGCAAACAAGCCGCAGGCACCAAGGTAGAATTTCTCCTCTCTCCCTGGCAAGGTTCTGACTGGCGCTATGGTGCTGACCCCAGCAAGAACCCCGATGGTTTACAACACATCATTGCTTACCAATACCAAGATTGGGTCATCCTCGGTTTTGAAGACCTGTTCGGCGAACTGGGTGCAACAGGTGGTAACAACCAAAATTCTGACCGCGACTTTAATGACGTAGTGATTGCGATTCGAGGTCTTGCAGGAACCCGAATCGATCAACCCCCGGCTGACGTTCCCGAACCCTCAACCATGCTGGCATTGTTCGGTGTAGGCGCATTCGGTGCTTTAACCCGTCGCCGTCGCAGCCAAGAAAGTTAG
- a CDS encoding ribulose bisphosphate carboxylase small subunit, whose product MKTLPKERRYETLSYLPPLSDSQMARQIQYILDQGFFPAVEFSESSEPEMHYWTMWKLPMFAAKSVKEVMNEVDACRSEYRDCYVRVVGFDNIKQCQVLSFIIHKPNSSRF is encoded by the coding sequence ATGAAAACTCTGCCCAAAGAACGTCGCTACGAAACTCTTTCTTATTTGCCCCCTCTGTCTGACTCTCAAATGGCCCGTCAAATCCAGTACATCCTGGATCAAGGCTTCTTCCCCGCAGTAGAATTCAGCGAATCCTCTGAGCCAGAAATGCACTACTGGACGATGTGGAAGCTGCCGATGTTTGCCGCTAAGTCTGTGAAAGAAGTGATGAACGAAGTGGATGCTTGCCGTTCTGAATACCGCGACTGCTATGTTCGCGTTGTCGGTTTCGACAATATTAAGCAATGCCAAGTTCTGAGCTTCATCATCCACAAGCCCAACAGCAGCAGATTCTAA
- a CDS encoding peptidase M15, with translation MRKPQSVKALEELGRVQLSKSFFMREFLYSEISQIEGIPNIPDNPELAIAAGKNLCEKVLEPIQDALGRITIRSAYRSCAVNAKGAEDQNQYNCANNESNYAAHIWDMKDAAGYMGATTCIIVTSFIPYYDRTKTKDWTALAWWIHDRIDAYTEMTFFPKYAAFNIRWSENPKLSKTIYSYAENPHTRKNKGYLTKAGMDNFTGSHEQFYREFLDSINS, from the coding sequence ATGAGAAAGCCACAGTCCGTCAAAGCCTTGGAAGAGTTAGGACGGGTGCAACTCTCCAAAAGTTTTTTTATGCGCGAGTTTCTGTATTCTGAAATCTCGCAAATTGAAGGTATTCCCAATATCCCAGACAATCCTGAATTGGCGATCGCCGCCGGAAAAAATCTCTGCGAGAAGGTGCTAGAACCGATCCAAGACGCACTCGGACGTATTACCATCCGTTCTGCTTATCGTTCTTGTGCAGTCAACGCCAAAGGAGCAGAGGATCAGAACCAATATAACTGTGCCAACAACGAGTCAAACTACGCAGCACATATTTGGGATATGAAAGATGCCGCAGGATACATGGGAGCAACCACCTGTATTATTGTGACCTCATTTATCCCCTATTACGATCGCACTAAAACTAAAGACTGGACGGCGCTGGCTTGGTGGATACACGATCGCATTGATGCCTATACTGAGATGACTTTCTTCCCCAAATACGCCGCGTTCAATATTCGTTGGAGCGAGAACCCAAAGCTTTCAAAAACAATCTATAGTTATGCTGAGAATCCACATACGCGTAAGAATAAGGGATATTTGACCAAAGCAGGAATGGATAACTTTACAGGGTCGCACGAACAGTTTTATCGAGAATTTCTTGATTCAATAAATTCTTAA
- a CDS encoding DNA methyltransferase — MSVVAQYPKFTFNYLTYEYGQSLAIQADCFDWLSAIPEYSIHAIVTDPPYGVREYEFDQLDKRSTKQGGIWRIPPAFDGSTRSPLPRFTALSDKERKNLYNFFVEWTKIAIQPICPGGHLLIASNTFLSQLVFQALVDGGLEYRGTVIRLVRTLRGGDRPKNAEVEFDEVCSMPRGCFEPWGIFRKPLLKGMKVSDCLKEFGTGGLRRKPDGNPFEDVIPSERTPQRERKIVEHPSLKPQSFLRQIVYASLPLGKGIVVDPFMGSGSTIAAAEAMGYRAIGIERYQNYFEESKSAIPQLAKIYTESNQLCLEIEGF; from the coding sequence CTGTCTGTGGTAGCCCAATACCCTAAATTCACATTTAACTATTTAACCTACGAGTATGGTCAGTCTTTAGCGATACAGGCAGATTGCTTTGACTGGCTAAGTGCAATTCCTGAGTATAGTATTCATGCGATTGTTACCGATCCTCCATATGGTGTTAGAGAGTATGAATTCGATCAGTTAGATAAGAGAAGCACTAAACAAGGGGGCATTTGGAGAATACCACCCGCTTTTGATGGAAGCACTCGTTCTCCTTTACCACGTTTTACAGCTCTTAGTGATAAGGAAAGAAAAAATTTATACAATTTCTTTGTAGAATGGACAAAAATTGCTATTCAGCCTATCTGTCCTGGCGGACATTTATTAATTGCATCTAACACCTTCCTATCCCAGTTAGTTTTCCAAGCATTAGTGGATGGTGGACTTGAGTACAGAGGTACAGTAATTCGGTTGGTTAGAACTTTACGGGGAGGAGACCGACCCAAAAATGCTGAAGTAGAGTTTGATGAAGTTTGCTCAATGCCTCGCGGATGTTTTGAGCCTTGGGGAATTTTTCGCAAGCCTCTTTTAAAGGGTATGAAGGTTAGTGATTGCCTTAAAGAGTTTGGAACTGGCGGTTTACGAAGAAAACCTGATGGCAATCCTTTTGAAGATGTTATCCCTAGCGAACGTACACCTCAAAGAGAACGTAAAATTGTAGAGCATCCTAGTCTGAAACCACAGTCGTTTTTGAGACAAATTGTTTATGCTTCTTTACCGCTGGGTAAAGGTATTGTTGTAGATCCTTTTATGGGATCTGGTTCAACAATTGCAGCAGCAGAAGCTATGGGATATAGAGCAATTGGAATTGAACGATATCAAAATTACTTTGAGGAAAGCAAAAGTGCTATTCCCCAGCTAGCAAAGATCTATACTGAAAGTAATCAACTTTGTCTAGAGATTGAAGGATTTTGA